The proteins below are encoded in one region of Chrysemys picta bellii isolate R12L10 chromosome 4, ASM1138683v2, whole genome shotgun sequence:
- the SIVA1 gene encoding apoptosis regulatory protein Siva, with translation MPKRSCPFGDTAPLQLKTRVGLRELSRGALGEKYRRELFEKTKELLFRGAQAYMDSMWKGNTAGTCTVADFPVALKDAQETCARDSWNGQMLIGQDGKLLRHSQAMEKTPPAGVSKACSSCIRTVDIKEACTQCDRFVCQSCSKLCKCCNAVACSLCSIIDYSDTGEQVLCNGCSMFEA, from the exons ATGCCGAAGCGCTCCTGCCCCTTCGGGGACACGGCCCCGCTGCAGCTGAAAACCCGCGTGGGGCTGCGGGAGTTGAGCCGGGGCGCCCTGGGCGAGAAGTACCGGCGGGAGCTCTTCG AGAAGACCAAGGAGCTACTCTTCCGAGGTGCCCAGGCCTACATGGATAGCATGTGGAAGGGAAACACAGCAGGGACCTGCACAGTCGCCGACTTTCCAGTGGCACTTAAAGATGCACAGGAAACTTGTGCAAGGGACAGTTGGAACGGACAAATGCTCATTGGGCAAGATGGAAAACTACTGAGGCATTCCCAAGCAATGGAGAAGA CTCCACCAGCGGGAGTTTCCAAAGCTTGTTCCTCCTGCATAAGAACTGTTGACATCAAAGAAGCTTGCACGCAGTGTGATCGTTTCGTATGCCAGAGTTGCAGCAAACTCTGCAAGTGCTGTAATGCTGTTGCCTGTTCCTTGTGTTCGATTATCGA TTACAGTGATACTGGCGAGCAAGTTCTCTGCAATGGCTGCTCAATGTTTGAAGCCTGA